AGGAAGTCGTCGCGTGGTTCGTGGGGGAGCCTTTTTCCAAAGTCCGGAACACAGCCGCAGTGCCAACCGTATGGCGTTTCATCCCGAAACCCGTAGAAGCTATATCGGTTTCCGCGTGGTCAGGGTTCCTTGAAAAAACCGATACTCATCAGAAACACCTCTATCTGCTGCCATACCTTTTCCCGTATGGATCTTGTTTCCATGTAAATTTCATGGCGTCCTCCCGGAAAAATAACATGACGCGCTCCCGGCAGTAAACGGACTGCTTTACGGTGCATTTCTGGATGGACCACACGGTCTTCCCCACCGGAAAGGATCAGCAGGGGAAGGGTTTTCCTTTTTCCGGCCAGCGCATCCCACAAACTCTGCATGGAAACATCAGCGGCATGGACCCAGCCCAGAGTAGGAGCTCCCATTTGAAAAGATCTGTGTTTTTTCAAAAAATTCTGAAATCTGTAAAAATGTTCCTCATCATGGGTAAGGTTGTTGCCGACAAAAGCAGCCCGGGGGTTAAAAGGACCCCCGCCAGGTATATACGCGCCTCCCTGACCCAGCCGAACAGCAGCCCGGCAGATTTCCGAAACGACTGGCCATGGCAAAGGGCCGGTATCTATGGAAAACATGGGGGATCCTAGCACAGCAGCATGGATATTCCGGCAACCTTGCAGGATGCACTGTAAGGCAAGGTGTGAGCCCATGGAATGCCCGAGCAGAAGAACCCTGCCCGGTTGCAGCGGAGCAACAACCTGTTCCATAATCTGTAATAAATCCATACGATACAACTCAAAATTTTCCACATGCCCTTTTTGCGGGTCCCTAAGCATGCGGCCGGATCCGCCCTGCCCCCTCCAGTCTTTCCTTACAACCGCAACTTTTTTTTCAGAAAATAAAGCTGCCATCCTGTCGTACTTATCCAGGCATTCAGCCCTGCCCGTCAAAATCAGAACAAGGGGATCTCCTTTGTACCATCCCGCAGGCAAATGAATGTGGTACCGAAGAAAAACACCGTCTTTTGCTTTCAGAAAAGAAGCATCCGTAACAAACACCAAAGAATCGTTTTTCATCTCTTGCCCAGTCCTGCCATAAAGGATAGTCTTTCTGTATCCCTCACCTGAATCCGTGGCGAGGAATACAGCATGGTCTGGAGCAACCATGGCCCATTTTCAGCTCCGGTTCCCGGATAACGGGTACCCTTTCTTCCGGCCGGAGGGAGCATGCCACCAGAAGTTCCGGACCATGTCAAGACAAGAGACCTCTGATCCTTTGCCTGCTCACCGGCAGAATGCGCCATCTCCGCATTACGCACAGTCAATCTGAAAGGAACATACCTGTGGACAACAATAAACATTCCCATCGCTTTATTGAAACTTATGAAGGTATTGGTGCGTTCGGCCTTGACCGCGCATCCGATGAGGAAACCATAGCCTTTCTTCTTCAGAAATTCAGTGATGATACCTGCCTCTCCGCTCTTCTGCCCCGTCTTCAGGAAAGTGAGATTGAGAATCTCCACAACCTGATCTATACCCTCCTGAAACGGCATTTTTCCGAAGATGAGTATCACTCAATCTTTCTTAAAGACAATCACCATCACGGATAAACGGTCAACACCATCCCTCAAGGAAAGTCATTCCATGGAAACAGTCATACTTGAACGGTATGCAGATGTTCTTCTCTGGGCACTGGACAGGGCAAGGGGAACCACTCTTTGCCCGGAAGACATAATCCTGCTCCGCTATCACACACCGGCCCTTCCCCTTGCGGATATCCTTTTTGAAAAAATTCTGGCAAAGGGCGGCCATCCCCTTGTCAGAACAGCCATGTCACCGGCAATGGAAAAAGCTTTTTACGGCAGGGGGTCTGATTCTCAAATCAGCTTTCATGCACCCGGTGAAGAGGAACTTTTTTCTTCACTCAACGGCAGCATCTATCTCCATGCGCCGGAATCCCTAACCCATCTGGCCCAAACGGACCCTTCACGCATTGCCTGTTTTGCACGAAGCCGCAAACCGTTTAAAAAGATACTGGATAAACGGGATGCACAGGGGCTTTTTGGATGGACACTGTGCATTTATCCCACCCAGGAGCTGGCCTGTCAGGCTGGTATGG
This genomic stretch from Desulfobotulus pelophilus harbors:
- a CDS encoding cytoplasmic protein; amino-acid sequence: MDNNKHSHRFIETYEGIGAFGLDRASDEETIAFLLQKFSDDTCLSALLPRLQESEIENLHNLIYTLLKRHFSEDEYHSIFLKDNHHHG
- a CDS encoding alpha/beta fold hydrolase, yielding MKNDSLVFVTDASFLKAKDGVFLRYHIHLPAGWYKGDPLVLILTGRAECLDKYDRMAALFSEKKVAVVRKDWRGQGGSGRMLRDPQKGHVENFELYRMDLLQIMEQVVAPLQPGRVLLLGHSMGSHLALQCILQGCRNIHAAVLGSPMFSIDTGPLPWPVVSEICRAAVRLGQGGAYIPGGGPFNPRAAFVGNNLTHDEEHFYRFQNFLKKHRSFQMGAPTLGWVHAADVSMQSLWDALAGKRKTLPLLILSGGEDRVVHPEMHRKAVRLLPGARHVIFPGGRHEIYMETRSIREKVWQQIEVFLMSIGFFKEP